The proteins below come from a single Streptomyces spongiicola genomic window:
- a CDS encoding putative immunity protein has translation MDEVLISDEDRRLLALWAADCAARALPLFEAEAPGDFRPREAIDGIRVFAREGERTRLLRSLAWAAHAAARDAGDPAAAAAARAACYAVATPYLHPLATAHQSKHILGPAVQQARACELAAGDDAGAGDEEIRWAIGHAPAAVRRLVQRMPARSPGRSRLDTLYHRLDAALRC, from the coding sequence GTGGACGAGGTGCTGATCAGCGACGAGGACCGTCGGCTTCTCGCACTCTGGGCGGCCGACTGCGCCGCGCGGGCGCTTCCCCTGTTCGAGGCGGAGGCCCCCGGTGACTTCCGGCCGCGCGAGGCGATCGACGGCATCCGGGTCTTCGCGCGGGAGGGGGAGCGGACCCGGCTGCTGCGCTCGCTCGCCTGGGCGGCGCACGCGGCCGCGCGCGACGCGGGCGACCCGGCGGCCGCGGCCGCCGCCCGCGCCGCGTGCTATGCGGTGGCGACCCCCTATCTCCACCCACTGGCCACCGCCCACCAGTCGAAGCACATCCTCGGCCCCGCCGTCCAGCAGGCGCGGGCGTGCGAACTAGCGGCGGGCGACGACGCCGGGGCCGGCGACGAGGAGATCCGGTGGGCGATCGGGCACGCTCCCGCGGCAGTTCGGCGACTCGTGCAGCGGATGCCGGCTCGCAGTCCCGGTCGCAGCCGTCTGGACACGCTGTACCACCGACTCGACGCGGCTCTCCGCTGCTGA
- a CDS encoding lysophospholipid acyltransferase family protein yields MLSRLAEVLVPAAGRLTVTTDTRAALVPGSIVAANHTSLADPAVVLAALHRLGAEPVVMAAAGLWRVPLLRRALAGGGHIPVHRYDRRAARCLDLAEAALGEGRLVLLYGEGGLPPRTDVAESPPLAFRSGLARLAERTGAPVVPVGQAGARRLASGSAVKQFAGLTTAPLRRPALHVHVGAPVLLSGDLPARTAQARAAVTAAWRTAAARLGEWPASRPRRPAPPQHGPRRSPGSDAPGGLARLR; encoded by the coding sequence ATGCTCAGCCGCCTCGCAGAGGTCCTGGTGCCGGCCGCCGGCCGGCTCACCGTGACCACCGACACCCGTGCCGCCCTCGTACCGGGCAGCATCGTCGCCGCGAACCACACCTCGCTCGCCGACCCTGCCGTCGTCCTCGCCGCACTGCACCGCCTCGGCGCCGAACCGGTCGTCATGGCGGCCGCGGGTCTGTGGCGCGTACCCCTGCTGCGCCGCGCACTGGCCGGCGGAGGCCACATACCCGTGCACCGCTACGACCGGCGCGCCGCACGGTGCCTCGACCTCGCCGAGGCCGCGCTCGGCGAGGGGCGGCTGGTCCTCCTCTACGGTGAGGGCGGACTCCCACCCCGCACGGACGTCGCCGAGTCCCCGCCCCTCGCCTTCCGGAGCGGCCTGGCCCGTCTCGCCGAGCGGACCGGCGCGCCCGTGGTCCCCGTAGGCCAGGCGGGAGCCCGCCGCCTCGCCTCGGGGAGCGCCGTCAAGCAGTTCGCCGGGCTGACCACCGCGCCGCTGCGCCGCCCGGCCCTGCATGTCCATGTCGGGGCACCGGTCCTGCTGAGCGGCGACCTGCCCGCGCGTACCGCGCAGGCCCGTGCAGCGGTGACGGCCGCCTGGCGCACGGCCGCGGCCCGACTCGGTGAGTGGCCCGCCTCCCGGCCGCGGAGGCCTGCTCCGCCGCAGCACGGCCCGCGCCGCTCGCCGGGCAGCGACGCACCCGGCGGCCTCGCCCGGCTGCGGTGA
- a CDS encoding MerR family transcriptional regulator — translation MDEPPVRPRRGPLRTADAARESGYSPQQVRDLERLGVIPPAARSDNGYRCYTAAHVHALRSYRGLAAAVGPVAARAMLPELRTATLTEAASAVSALHVRLAREREEALRAQEALLAVRAEAGESAFARESDAMTITELAGALGVRPSALRFWEQEGLLTPERVTSLRARRYGLPAIRTARIVAALRSAGYGVPEVRDIVGSLDGLAGFEETRRLLGDRLDRIAARSVALLRVGADLAAVVMAEQQPPQG, via the coding sequence ATGGACGAGCCGCCGGTCCGCCCGCGCCGGGGACCGCTCCGGACGGCCGATGCCGCCAGGGAGTCGGGGTATTCGCCGCAGCAGGTCCGCGACCTGGAGCGGCTGGGAGTCATTCCCCCGGCCGCGCGGTCGGACAACGGCTACCGCTGCTACACGGCGGCCCACGTGCACGCCCTTCGCTCCTACCGGGGTCTCGCGGCAGCAGTCGGGCCCGTCGCAGCACGCGCGATGCTCCCGGAACTGCGGACTGCGACGCTCACGGAGGCGGCCTCGGCGGTCAGCGCGCTGCACGTCCGGCTCGCGCGGGAACGGGAGGAGGCCCTGCGTGCTCAGGAGGCCCTGCTCGCGGTACGGGCCGAGGCGGGCGAATCCGCGTTCGCGCGGGAGAGCGATGCCATGACGATCACCGAACTCGCCGGAGCGCTCGGGGTGCGACCGTCGGCGCTGCGTTTCTGGGAGCAGGAGGGACTACTCACGCCCGAGCGCGTGACCTCGCTGCGAGCGCGCCGTTACGGACTTCCGGCCATCAGGACGGCCCGGATCGTCGCGGCGCTTCGCAGCGCGGGCTACGGCGTGCCCGAGGTACGCGACATCGTCGGCTCCCTGGACGGGCTCGCCGGGTTCGAGGAGACACGGCGCCTCCTGGGAGACCGTCTCGACCGGATTGCCGCGAGGAGTGTGGCCCTGCTCCGCGTCGGCGCGGACCTGGCGGCCGTCGTCATGGCGGAGCAGCAGCCACCGCAGGGGTGA
- a CDS encoding DUF6194 family protein, translated as MEQIIAVVRGFDGALVLVPEPGGDFPESAWGDAFCYYAPDGQLPRNVQPYATAVTRNRPGDTASDLDPPNRWRLNIRVDRAVFEELTGEERRDPGRPRDHAATDLVVPHPVYGALGWISVVNPGARTRSTVLRLLQDAHDAARVRSERRRRQERLPRDD; from the coding sequence ATGGAACAGATCATCGCCGTCGTGCGGGGCTTCGACGGCGCCCTCGTCCTCGTCCCCGAGCCGGGCGGGGACTTCCCCGAGTCCGCATGGGGAGACGCCTTCTGCTACTACGCCCCCGACGGGCAACTGCCGCGGAACGTGCAGCCGTACGCGACGGCCGTCACCAGGAACCGACCCGGCGACACCGCTTCCGACCTCGACCCGCCGAACCGATGGCGGCTGAACATCCGTGTGGACCGCGCGGTGTTCGAGGAACTCACCGGAGAGGAGCGGCGCGACCCCGGCCGGCCGCGTGACCACGCGGCAACCGACCTTGTGGTGCCGCACCCGGTGTACGGCGCACTGGGCTGGATCTCGGTCGTCAATCCCGGAGCGCGGACGCGGAGCACGGTCCTGCGGCTTCTGCAGGACGCCCACGACGCCGCTCGCGTCCGCTCCGAGCGGCGACGACGGCAGGAGCGGCTGCCGCGGGACGACTGA
- a CDS encoding S8 family serine peptidase, whose amino-acid sequence MLAVTATALLATGAATSAAATPSPAPAASPATPSAAADTPVERLIVGYKSRAAEAASDSAADKDAQAKGKKAGESLGFDRRLGTGAALLDLGGKLDKGDAADVMDAFRADPDVAYVVPDTRMYATAVSPNDTEYSRQWDLFESTAGMNVPAAWDKATGQGVKVAVIDTGYVAHSDLAANIVSGYDFISDPFISQDGGGRDSNAADPGDWTSAGECGVDEDGQPVPKETSDNSWHGTHVAGTIAAAANNGKGVAGIAYDATIQPVRVLGRCGGMTSDIIDAITWASGGSVQGVPSNPNPADVINMSLGGEGGCDAGTQSAINSAVGRGTTIVVAAGNDNANAAYFNPASCSNVITVAASDRQGNRAYYSNYGSVVDITAPGGETPVSSSNGILSTLNSGTRSVGSESYAAYQGTSMAAPHIAGLAALMIDANPSLTPAQIESTIKSKARSLPGSCSGGCGSGLADAGAALGSGGTTTTGSNVFRNTTDVSIPDTGSWATSSVTVTGRSGNAPSSLKVDVDIKHTYRGDLIIEIVAPDGSSARLKDSSDDSTANLLTTYTVNASDVAANGTWKLRVADVYSGDTGYIDSWGLTF is encoded by the coding sequence GTGCTCGCGGTGACCGCCACCGCACTGCTCGCCACGGGAGCCGCAACCTCCGCCGCCGCCACACCGTCCCCGGCACCCGCCGCGTCCCCGGCGACGCCCTCCGCCGCCGCCGACACCCCTGTCGAGAGGCTGATCGTCGGCTACAAGTCCCGCGCGGCTGAGGCCGCATCGGACTCCGCCGCGGACAAGGACGCCCAGGCCAAGGGGAAGAAGGCCGGAGAGTCGCTCGGCTTCGACCGCCGCCTCGGCACCGGCGCCGCCCTGCTCGACCTCGGCGGAAAGCTGGACAAGGGCGATGCCGCCGACGTCATGGATGCCTTCCGCGCCGACCCCGACGTCGCCTACGTCGTCCCGGACACCCGCATGTACGCCACGGCCGTCTCCCCGAACGACACGGAGTACAGCCGCCAGTGGGACCTCTTCGAGAGCACCGCGGGCATGAACGTTCCCGCGGCCTGGGACAAGGCCACCGGCCAGGGCGTCAAGGTCGCCGTGATCGACACCGGTTACGTCGCGCACTCGGACCTCGCCGCCAACATCGTCAGCGGGTACGACTTCATCTCCGACCCGTTCATCTCCCAGGACGGCGGCGGCCGCGACAGCAACGCCGCCGACCCGGGCGACTGGACGAGCGCCGGCGAGTGCGGCGTGGACGAGGACGGCCAGCCCGTGCCGAAGGAGACGTCCGACAACTCCTGGCACGGCACTCATGTGGCCGGCACGATCGCCGCCGCGGCGAACAACGGCAAGGGCGTGGCGGGCATCGCCTACGACGCGACCATCCAGCCGGTGCGCGTCCTCGGCAGGTGCGGCGGGATGACCTCCGACATCATCGACGCCATCACCTGGGCGTCCGGGGGCTCCGTGCAGGGCGTGCCGAGCAACCCGAACCCCGCCGACGTCATCAACATGAGCCTCGGCGGCGAGGGCGGCTGCGACGCCGGCACCCAGAGCGCGATCAACTCCGCCGTGGGCCGGGGTACGACGATCGTCGTGGCCGCGGGCAACGACAACGCCAACGCCGCCTACTTCAACCCCGCCAGCTGCAGCAACGTCATCACCGTCGCCGCCAGCGACCGCCAGGGCAACCGCGCCTACTACTCCAACTACGGCAGCGTCGTGGACATCACCGCACCCGGCGGTGAGACCCCGGTGAGCAGTTCCAACGGCATCCTCTCCACGCTCAACAGCGGCACCCGCAGCGTCGGCAGCGAGAGCTACGCCGCCTACCAGGGCACCAGCATGGCCGCTCCGCACATCGCCGGCCTCGCCGCGCTGATGATCGACGCGAACCCGTCCCTGACACCGGCGCAGATCGAGTCGACGATCAAGAGCAAGGCCCGTTCGCTGCCGGGCTCGTGCTCCGGTGGCTGCGGTTCGGGCCTCGCCGACGCGGGAGCCGCTCTCGGCTCGGGTGGAACCACGACCACGGGCTCGAACGTCTTCCGCAACACCACCGACGTCAGCATCCCCGACACGGGCTCCTGGGCGACCTCGTCCGTGACGGTGACCGGCCGCAGCGGCAACGCGCCGTCGAGCCTGAAGGTCGACGTGGACATCAAGCACACCTACCGCGGTGACCTGATCATCGAGATCGTCGCCCCGGACGGCTCGTCCGCACGGCTCAAGGACTCCTCCGACGACAGCACGGCGAACCTGCTGACCACGTACACCGTAAACGCCTCCGACGTCGCGGCCAACGGCACCTGGAAGCTTCGGGTGGCAGATGTCTACTCCGGTGACACCGGGTACATCGACTCCTGGGGCCTGACCTTCTGA
- a CDS encoding helix-turn-helix transcriptional regulator: MSTPVWEGRLRRTLVSETAEPVLVLAAGAAGTGKSHLVRRLAALPEAAHAEVRTWVCGEERAVPELAGDGPVLLLVDDLHRADAAEIGALRRLLERSRPPLATVLLYRPEELPRPGLPLGTPPVRYPRELLALEHRVAPWTAEQVQRVAATALGERCAPEAAERLHAQSGGVAQVVVDLLAVLREHDLPRYTAADVDSAGVPVRLAELALGRAASLPASQTAVVWAAAVLDEPATREELLTVAAGAVPRRPPGGDPAERAGRSRALDDALVAALDAAVLTEYPGRRYGLFVPLAARAVRRVLPGPVRRELHARAADVLVRRQPVPWTALAGHRREAGRIRAWLRAVEQAAALATGAGDHQRAITLLEQALASPDIPRDARAELAPLLADIAVNGLRSDQTVEVLSQIVEDESLPSVLRGAIRLDLGLLLCNQVGMGGTGWTELERAAAELRSERPGLAARAMSALAMPYWPGSSIDVHRAWLEGAAVAAEDSGDEVVRTAVRANRAGLAMSCGDPEGWDLLKSLPTDHPDPGIRRHAARGLCNAADSAVWLGHFEGAEDLLHEGLELSARSGAPYTEHTALGARLLLEWFTGRWTGLAERCEEFVAATADMPVISADARMVRGMLALSQGDWGASLSWLAGPDASSAEHAAAPLAAATSGALVRLALARQDVRAAAEESRSAWRKAAAKGVWVWAAELVPWAVEAVARAGDAEGARAMLEELSSGLAGVDAPSATAALGWGRAVLAEVAGDPLEAARRYREAAAVFARAPRPYAQALTAEGAARCTLAAVAASGRGAAERPGETSADAARAADELAGCATRFTGLGAVWDAARARAELRRHQPAREGRPPGRPAYGGLLSPREREVAELASAGLTNKEIAATLHLSPRTVEQHVARAMRKLGTPSRQELAERREPAGPEAAERMTGAPVGADGAE; the protein is encoded by the coding sequence ATGAGCACGCCGGTCTGGGAGGGCAGACTGCGACGGACTCTCGTATCGGAGACCGCCGAGCCGGTGCTCGTCCTGGCGGCGGGAGCGGCCGGTACCGGGAAGAGCCACCTCGTGCGCCGTCTCGCCGCTCTCCCCGAGGCCGCCCATGCCGAGGTGCGGACGTGGGTCTGCGGCGAGGAACGCGCCGTGCCGGAACTCGCGGGTGACGGGCCGGTCCTCCTGCTGGTGGACGATCTGCACCGGGCGGACGCCGCCGAGATCGGCGCACTCCGCCGGCTGCTGGAGCGGTCCCGGCCCCCGCTCGCCACCGTGCTGCTGTACCGGCCCGAGGAACTGCCCCGGCCCGGACTGCCGCTGGGCACGCCGCCGGTGCGCTATCCGCGTGAGCTGCTCGCCCTTGAGCACAGGGTCGCCCCCTGGACCGCCGAGCAGGTGCAGCGGGTCGCGGCGACCGCCCTCGGCGAGCGCTGCGCACCGGAGGCCGCGGAGCGGCTGCACGCGCAGTCCGGCGGGGTCGCGCAGGTGGTGGTCGACCTGCTGGCGGTGCTGCGGGAGCACGACCTGCCGCGGTACACCGCAGCCGACGTCGACAGCGCGGGAGTGCCCGTTCGCCTCGCCGAACTGGCGCTGGGCCGGGCGGCCTCGCTGCCCGCGTCGCAGACGGCCGTGGTGTGGGCCGCAGCGGTGCTGGACGAGCCGGCGACGAGGGAGGAACTGCTGACGGTCGCCGCGGGAGCGGTGCCCCGCCGGCCGCCGGGCGGCGACCCCGCGGAGAGGGCCGGGCGGAGCCGGGCACTCGACGACGCGCTGGTAGCCGCACTCGACGCGGCGGTCCTCACCGAGTACCCCGGCCGCCGCTACGGGTTGTTCGTCCCCCTCGCGGCCCGCGCCGTGCGGCGGGTGCTGCCCGGTCCCGTACGGCGGGAGCTGCATGCGAGAGCCGCCGACGTGCTGGTGCGCAGGCAGCCCGTGCCGTGGACGGCGCTCGCGGGGCACCGCCGGGAGGCGGGCCGGATACGGGCCTGGCTGCGTGCGGTGGAGCAGGCCGCCGCCCTGGCCACCGGCGCCGGAGACCACCAGCGCGCCATCACGTTGCTGGAGCAGGCCCTCGCGTCCCCCGACATACCCCGGGACGCCCGGGCCGAGCTGGCACCGCTGCTGGCTGACATCGCTGTCAACGGGCTGCGTTCGGATCAGACCGTCGAGGTGCTGTCGCAGATCGTGGAGGACGAGAGCCTTCCCTCCGTGCTGCGCGGCGCGATCCGCCTCGACCTCGGGCTGCTGCTGTGCAACCAGGTCGGGATGGGCGGCACCGGCTGGACCGAGCTGGAGCGGGCCGCAGCCGAACTCCGCAGCGAACGACCCGGATTGGCCGCCCGCGCCATGTCGGCCCTCGCGATGCCGTACTGGCCGGGCTCCTCCATCGACGTCCACCGCGCCTGGCTCGAGGGCGCGGCGGTGGCCGCCGAGGACAGCGGGGACGAGGTCGTCCGCACAGCGGTGCGGGCCAACCGCGCCGGACTGGCCATGAGTTGCGGGGACCCTGAGGGCTGGGACCTGCTGAAGTCGCTCCCCACCGACCACCCCGACCCCGGCATCCGCCGGCACGCGGCCCGCGGGCTGTGCAACGCGGCCGATTCGGCGGTGTGGCTCGGCCACTTCGAAGGAGCCGAGGACCTGCTGCACGAGGGACTCGAGCTGTCGGCCCGCAGCGGCGCCCCGTACACCGAGCACACCGCCCTGGGGGCGAGACTGCTGCTGGAGTGGTTCACCGGCCGCTGGACCGGACTGGCCGAGCGCTGCGAGGAGTTCGTCGCCGCGACCGCCGACATGCCGGTCATCAGTGCGGACGCCCGCATGGTCCGCGGGATGCTCGCCCTCTCCCAGGGCGACTGGGGCGCCTCGCTGTCGTGGCTGGCGGGCCCGGACGCGTCGTCGGCCGAGCACGCCGCCGCCCCGCTCGCCGCCGCCACGTCCGGCGCCCTGGTCCGGTTGGCGCTGGCCCGCCAGGACGTGCGCGCGGCGGCCGAGGAGTCCAGGAGTGCTTGGAGGAAGGCAGCGGCGAAGGGCGTGTGGGTGTGGGCCGCGGAACTGGTCCCCTGGGCCGTCGAGGCGGTGGCCCGGGCGGGTGACGCGGAAGGGGCCCGAGCCATGCTCGAGGAGCTGTCGTCCGGCCTGGCCGGGGTCGACGCTCCGTCCGCGACGGCCGCGTTGGGCTGGGGCCGGGCGGTGCTGGCCGAAGTGGCGGGAGACCCGCTGGAGGCCGCGCGCCGGTACCGGGAGGCCGCGGCCGTGTTCGCTCGCGCGCCGCGTCCCTATGCGCAGGCGCTGACCGCCGAAGGTGCGGCGCGCTGCACACTCGCGGCCGTCGCGGCAAGCGGCCGGGGAGCGGCCGAGCGGCCGGGGGAGACGAGCGCCGACGCCGCCCGTGCCGCCGACGAACTGGCGGGCTGCGCCACGCGGTTCACCGGGTTGGGGGCGGTGTGGGACGCCGCGCGCGCCCGCGCCGAACTCCGCCGCCATCAGCCGGCCAGGGAAGGCCGTCCGCCGGGACGCCCCGCGTACGGCGGTCTGCTCTCCCCGCGCGAACGGGAGGTCGCCGAACTCGCGTCGGCCGGGCTCACCAACAAGGAGATCGCGGCGACGCTGCATCTGTCGCCGCGGACGGTCGAGCAGCATGTCGCCCGCGCCATGCGGAAGCTGGGGACGCCCTCGCGCCAGGAACTCGCCGAGCGGCGGGAGCCGGCCGGTCCGGAGGCGGCGGAGCGGATGACCGGCGCTCCGGTCGGCGCAGACGGCGCGGAGTGA
- a CDS encoding glycoside hydrolase family 25 protein, producing the protein MPRRPVGKHLIGITAAAVALVLGPHPEALAPSPASASSSSSAASSAPAPASAPGGPAGVDTSAFNHGGGGEPIDWNRAAAGNAFVFMKATQGTRYRDPWFAEDFAAASRTSLLRAPYHFFDARGPYDAAAQARHFARTARAAGYTGRRPGELPPVLDVESTWVNGRAICPPHAGARQIAALLRHVEADFGVRPVVYTDHSFVALCLGGDARVLKGYQLWLPGYEREPRDLPGTDQGWTFWQYTDRARVPGIPGPVDRSVYRGSLRELRTMAGITGAPGDSGDSGAPGTPGAVRAAPGPPRRRPG; encoded by the coding sequence ATGCCGCGTCGCCCTGTCGGGAAGCACCTGATCGGCATCACGGCGGCTGCCGTGGCACTCGTGCTCGGACCCCACCCCGAAGCGCTGGCCCCGTCGCCCGCGTCAGCGTCCTCGTCCTCGTCAGCGGCCTCGTCCGCGCCCGCGCCCGCGTCGGCGCCCGGCGGACCCGCGGGAGTGGACACCAGCGCGTTCAACCACGGTGGCGGTGGTGAGCCCATCGACTGGAACCGGGCCGCCGCCGGCAACGCCTTCGTCTTCATGAAAGCCACCCAGGGCACGCGGTACCGGGACCCGTGGTTCGCCGAGGACTTCGCCGCGGCGTCCCGCACGTCCCTGCTCCGGGCCCCGTACCACTTCTTCGACGCGCGGGGTCCGTACGACGCCGCGGCCCAGGCCCGGCACTTCGCCCGTACGGCACGCGCGGCCGGGTACACCGGGCGGAGGCCGGGGGAGTTGCCGCCGGTCCTCGATGTCGAGAGCACCTGGGTGAACGGCCGCGCGATATGCCCTCCGCACGCGGGCGCCCGCCAGATCGCCGCCCTGCTGAGGCACGTCGAGGCGGACTTCGGTGTAAGGCCGGTCGTGTACACGGACCACTCGTTTGTCGCCCTGTGTCTGGGCGGGGACGCCCGGGTGCTGAAGGGCTATCAGCTGTGGCTCCCGGGCTACGAGAGGGAACCGCGTGATCTGCCCGGAACCGATCAGGGCTGGACGTTCTGGCAGTACACCGACAGGGCGCGAGTGCCGGGCATCCCGGGCCCGGTCGACCGCAGCGTCTACCGCGGCAGCCTGCGCGAACTGCGCACCATGGCCGGAATCACCGGCGCCCCTGGTGATTCCGGTGATTCCGGCGCCCCCGGCACCCCGGGAGCGGTGAGGGCCGCACCCGGGCCGCCCCGCCGGAGGCCCGGGTGA
- a CDS encoding aminotransferase class V-fold PLP-dependent enzyme — protein sequence MSTVSRRDLLAGSAGVAAATLATGSCAAPSSRPARPAASAADGPADWEALRRQFRLEPGWANLALFYLASQPKRVRDAVDFLGAQVDANPLVVPTGMRLPDGPTGWPRVRRALASYIGGRAEDIAMTASTSIGLGVFYNGVRTRPGQEFLLTGYDHRAQRTAAELAAGKHGARVRPCSWFADPATATAEGIAAAVGDAIRPHTRIVGITWVQSSTGLRMPVRAVAAAVRRANEGRAPADRCLLVVDAVHGLAAVDEDAARLGADAVIAGTHKWLFGPRGTGFVWVSPEVLDQLHPTFVSFITGGGAAPLSPGGFLAFEHAFALPVAVEMHRQLGRTRVAARIAELSTRAKRGLIRIPGVTVHTPMAPELSAGITCFSMAGRTHEQIVGHAATRRVRLSASVHTRLGTAVINTPAEVDTAVGSVADLAR from the coding sequence ATGTCCACGGTGAGCCGGCGTGATCTCCTGGCGGGATCGGCGGGAGTGGCGGCGGCCACCCTCGCGACCGGATCGTGCGCCGCGCCGAGTTCCCGGCCCGCGCGTCCGGCCGCGTCGGCCGCCGACGGCCCCGCGGACTGGGAGGCACTGCGCAGGCAGTTCCGCCTCGAACCCGGATGGGCGAACCTCGCCCTGTTCTACCTCGCCTCGCAGCCGAAGCGGGTACGGGACGCGGTGGACTTCCTGGGCGCGCAGGTCGACGCCAATCCCCTGGTGGTCCCCACGGGGATGAGACTGCCCGACGGCCCCACCGGCTGGCCCCGAGTGCGCCGGGCCCTCGCGTCCTACATCGGCGGCCGGGCCGAGGACATCGCGATGACCGCGAGCACCAGTATCGGCCTCGGGGTGTTCTACAACGGCGTCAGAACGCGCCCCGGCCAGGAGTTCCTGCTGACCGGGTACGACCACCGCGCGCAGCGCACCGCCGCCGAGCTGGCGGCCGGGAAGCACGGAGCCAGGGTGAGGCCGTGCTCCTGGTTCGCCGATCCCGCCACGGCCACCGCGGAGGGAATCGCCGCGGCCGTCGGTGACGCCATCCGCCCGCACACCAGGATCGTCGGCATCACCTGGGTCCAGTCCAGCACCGGGCTCCGGATGCCGGTGCGCGCCGTGGCCGCGGCGGTCCGGCGGGCCAACGAGGGCCGCGCGCCCGCCGACCGGTGCCTGCTGGTGGTCGACGCGGTGCACGGGCTCGCGGCGGTCGACGAGGACGCCGCGCGCCTGGGCGCGGACGCGGTGATCGCGGGCACCCACAAGTGGTTGTTCGGCCCGAGGGGAACCGGGTTCGTGTGGGTGAGCCCCGAGGTCCTCGACCAACTGCACCCGACGTTCGTCAGCTTTATCACCGGTGGAGGAGCGGCCCCGTTGTCCCCGGGGGGCTTTCTGGCGTTCGAGCACGCCTTCGCCCTGCCGGTGGCGGTCGAGATGCACCGGCAGCTCGGCCGGACGCGGGTCGCCGCGCGCATCGCCGAACTGTCGACCCGCGCCAAGCGGGGGCTGATCCGCATCCCCGGGGTGACGGTGCACACCCCCATGGCCCCCGAGCTGTCGGCCGGCATCACGTGCTTCAGCATGGCGGGCCGCACTCACGAGCAGATCGTCGGCCACGCGGCGACCCGCCGGGTGCGGTTGTCCGCCTCGGTCCACACCCGTCTTGGCACCGCCGTCATCAACACCCCCGCCGAGGTCGACACCGCGGTCGGGAGCGTGGCCGACCTCGCACGCTGA
- a CDS encoding MFS transporter, whose protein sequence is MKRGRHPDYGSGFRLLWASVVVSGLGSGMRYVALPLLAADLTSDPRKVSLVFLAGQLPWPLVMLSAGVLADRVDRRRLMYTVNTARAAVAGALATAVALGDATLLLLMAVAAALDLAQRFYLGAWAGIVPAIVPPPARDRGNAALKGGSVVAGLVVGNPVGAVLYDVDPALPFTFDALSYVVAVVLIALLRGSFRPKPKPETEPETEPETETDTETDTTDTETDTDTETKTEAGPRAPTGLFRQAAAGFGMLWNLPLLRRIVLLAALFNFVGAAQLAVAVLFVRHTLGLSPTVYGALAAAFGVGSLLASLLEGRLVFLLGRGGVLYAALLAAAAAALGVGLSDSGWEAGFFTAAYGASMTLWAVTATTVRQNRVPGEYMGRVTMTHRTVVRAAATAGAAVGGLTAHALGLRSVFQVGSALLLVGVLAGGRGLLRASAS, encoded by the coding sequence GTGAAACGGGGACGCCACCCCGACTACGGTTCGGGGTTCCGGCTGCTCTGGGCCTCCGTGGTCGTCTCGGGCCTCGGCAGCGGCATGCGCTATGTGGCGCTGCCCCTGCTCGCCGCCGACCTCACATCGGACCCCCGCAAGGTCTCCCTGGTGTTCCTCGCCGGCCAACTGCCCTGGCCGCTCGTCATGCTGTCGGCCGGGGTGCTCGCCGACCGGGTCGACCGGCGCCGCCTGATGTACACCGTGAACACGGCCCGTGCCGCGGTGGCCGGCGCGCTGGCCACCGCCGTCGCCCTGGGGGACGCGACACTCCTCCTCCTCATGGCGGTTGCCGCCGCGCTGGACCTCGCCCAGCGGTTCTACCTCGGAGCCTGGGCCGGGATCGTGCCCGCGATCGTGCCGCCACCCGCACGGGACCGCGGCAACGCGGCGCTCAAGGGCGGATCCGTGGTGGCCGGACTGGTGGTCGGCAACCCCGTGGGCGCCGTGCTGTACGACGTCGACCCGGCACTTCCGTTCACCTTCGACGCGTTGTCCTATGTGGTCGCGGTCGTCCTGATCGCCCTGCTCAGGGGGAGCTTCCGGCCGAAGCCGAAGCCGGAGACGGAGCCGGAGACGGAGCCGGAGACGGAAACAGACACGGAAACAGACACCACGGACACGGAAACAGACACGGACACGGAGACGAAGACGGAGGCCGGCCCGCGCGCTCCGACGGGCCTCTTCCGGCAGGCGGCCGCCGGGTTCGGCATGCTGTGGAACCTGCCGCTGCTGCGCCGCATCGTCCTCCTGGCCGCGCTCTTCAACTTCGTCGGGGCGGCGCAGCTCGCGGTCGCCGTCCTGTTCGTCAGGCACACCCTCGGTCTGAGTCCCACCGTCTACGGGGCCCTGGCGGCGGCGTTCGGGGTGGGCAGTCTGCTGGCGTCCCTGCTGGAGGGGCGGTTGGTCTTCCTTCTGGGCAGAGGGGGAGTGCTCTACGCGGCACTGCTCGCGGCGGCCGCCGCCGCGCTCGGGGTAGGCCTGTCGGACTCGGGCTGGGAGGCGGGGTTCTTCACCGCCGCCTACGGTGCTTCGATGACCCTCTGGGCGGTCACCGCGACGACGGTACGCCAGAACCGTGTGCCCGGGGAGTACATGGGGCGGGTGACCATGACGCACAGGACCGTCGTACGCGCCGCGGCCACGGCGGGAGCGGCCGTCGGAGGACTCACCGCCCATGCTCTCGGTCTCCGCTCGGTCTTCCAGGTCGGATCCGCCCTGCTGCTGGTCGGGGTGCTCGCCGGCGGCCGTGGGCTCCTGAGGGCTTCCGCCTCATGA